Part of the Kitasatospora sp. NBC_01266 genome, GCTCGGTCATGCCCAGCTCGCGGTACCTCCCGGCCCAGTCCACGAAGGCGTCCAGGGAAGCCAGCGGCCGCTCCGCCGTCGACCCCTGGAGCAGCACCTTCGCCAGCTCCGCCACGTCCCGCCCCTGCGCCTCGCAGGCGGCCCGCAGTTTCGCCAGCTGCCCGGCGATCACCGCCGGTGCCTGCTCGGCCGGCACGTCGGCCGGTCCCTTCGGGTCGCCGTAGGTCACCCAGCCCTGCCCGTACTCCGCCGCCAGCCGCAGCCCGCGCGGCCCGGTCGCCGCCACGTACAGCGGCAACCGGGGCCGCTGCACGCAGCCCGGGATGTTCCGCGCCTCGACGGCCGAGTAGTACCGCCCCTGCTCGGTGGTGGCGTCCCGGGTCAGCAGCTTGTCCAGCAGCGGCACGAACTCGCCGAACCGGTCCGCCCGCTCCTTCGGCGACCACGCCTCCTGCCCCATCGCGGTCGCGTCGAAGCCGACCCCGCCGGCCCCGATCCCCACCGTCAACCGCCCACCGGAGATGTCGTCGACCGTGACCAGCTCCTTGGCCAGCGTGACCGGATGCCGGAAGTTCGGCGAGGTCACCAGCGTGCCCAGCCGCAGCCGCTCGGTCGCGCAGGCCGCGGCGGTGAGGGTCGGGACCGCCCCGAACCACGGCTCGTCGCGGAACGACCGCCACGAGAGGTGGTCGTAGGTGTACGCGGCGTGGAAGCCGAGGTCCTCGGCCCGCCGCCAGATCTTCTGACCCTCGTTCCACCGGTGGATGGGGAGGATCACGGTGCTCAGACGCATGCCACCGACCCTACGGGAGTCGCGTCGACCTCCCACGGACTGTCGAGCCAACGCAAGCCTCTACGGCTCACACATGATGTACTACACTTCTGTTATGGATACACAGCGACCTGGCAAGACCCGAGTCACCAGTGTCTCCTTGCGCGCCGAGACTCTGGAGGCGGTTCGCGCGCGTGCCGGCAAACAGGGCGTCTCCTCCTTCATCGAGGAGGCCGTGCAGCGGCAGCTCCAGCGCGAAGCCATCGACGAGTACATCGCCGCCTCCGAAGCCGAGCACGGCCCGGTCGATCCAGCCGAGGTGGCGGCCAGGGCTGAGCGGATCCGCGCACACCACGCCGCCCACCGCGCAGAGGGCGCCCAGACGGATGCCGCGTGAGCGGCACCCTCGTTCTCGACAGCGAGGCGCTCTCCAAACTCTCCCGACGGCATCGCGGCATGACCGTTTGGCTGGACGTCGCTCGCACGCTGGACCTTCTCGTCGTGACGAGCGCGGCCACACTGGTGGAGGCGCGTGACCCGAAGGTGCCGCAAGCGGCGTTCGACCACGCCGTGTCCCTGGTCAAGGTACGGCCCATCACGGAAGAGGTCGCACGCGCTGCGAGCAAGCTGCTCGCCGCCGAGGGGCTGCACGGGCACAAGTACGCCATCGACGCGATGCTGGCCGCCACCGCCCACCTGGAACACGGTGATGTGACCGTCGTGACCAGCGACACCGACGACCTGCGCCGGCTGTGCCGACCGCGCATCGCGGTCGAGCCCGTCTGACCGCGTCTCGGCATCGGTGAACGCGGATCCTCCTCGGCCTCGTCCGTCGTCAGGGACGAGTGGGCCCGAGGCCTTCGTAGAACGGGCCGTAGACCTCCAGGACGCGGCCCTGGGCGGGCTCGTCCACGACCACCCGGACCCGTCCACACTGTCCACGAAGAAGCCTTGCGGTGGCGGCTTCGTCCGTAAGCGGCCCTGTTACGGCACGGTGACGCGGCATGGATCCTGGCGGGACATCGGACCAAGAGAATTTTCACAGAGCGTCCGCCAGGTCTCCAACGTGTGAGTGGAGAGGGGGGTGGGGCGCACCGTCCCGATCCGCTGCCGTGCCCGTGTTCCTTGGGGGATCACCCGATGTCCGTTCGCTTCGCCCGCCGCCGCTCCCGCCTGCTGGCCGCCGCCGCCACCGTCGCCGTGCTCGGCGCCGCCATGCCGCTGGTCAGCGGCGCCTCCTCGGCCTGGGCCTGCGGTGACGGCCCCGCCACGGTCGCCCCGGCCGTGCCGGCGCCGACCGCCTCCGCCGCGGTGCACCAGGGGCAGGTGCAGACCGCCTACCTGCCGGGCATGCCCGGCACCATCACCGCGGGCGGCAGCCCGATCGAGTTCGGTGTGGAGATCGGCAACTTCACCGGCGCGGCGTACGACAGCCTTCAGCCGACCCTCGGCTTCTACAACGAGGCGGCGGGCTCCCACCCGGGTGGCGGGACCAACCTGCGGCCCGAGGACTTCACCGTCCAGGTCATGACCGGTGGCCAGTGGAAGACCCTGCCGGTCCACCACGGGTGCGACCCGGTGATCTACCCCGACACCTCGGGCCTCGCCCAGCAGCTGGACAACGGGCACGCTACGCGGCTGATGTTCCGCGTCGCGCTCTCCGCCAAGGCGCCGGCCGACCAGCACGACATCACCGTGTACCTCGGCACCACGCCCAACGGCCGGATCTCCTCGCACGCCCTGCACATCGCCCGCCTGGCCGCGCCGAGCAGCCCGTCGGCGAGCGCCCCGGCCAAGGCCGCGGGCGGGACGCCCACCAAGCCGGCCGGCCAGGCCCCGGCGCCCGCCAAGCAGCGGACCGCCGCCACCCCGAGCGCCGCGCCGGCCCAGGTCGCCGCGGTGCGGGCCGCGGCGGCGACCTCGCCCACCGCGGTCCCGAGCACCGCGACCGCCTCCACGAAGCAGCTGGCCTTCACCGGCGGCGGCTCCGACTCCGGCCTGCTGCTCGGCGCCGGCGGAGCCCTGGTCGTCCTCGGCGCGGGCGCGGTGACCCTGAGCGCCCGCCGTCGCTCGGCGGCCCGCCACTGAGGCCGGAGCCGGGACGGGCGATGCCCGACGGAGCCGCCTGAGCCCTGGTCGCCGACCTGGCCCGGCCAAGGGCTGAACGGGCGTCATATCGTATGCCTACTGGTCGAAGCGCCTGAAACCACTGATGTTGGTGGAGGCTTCTCCGTAACTTTCCCCGCGCTCCGTCGTGAGTTCTCGACCGACTCATGAGACTGTCTCGGCACCCGCACCCGCCCCCGGAGCCCTCAGGAGACAGGTCTGCCATGAGCGCCATCAACCGTCGTCGCTTCATCCAACTGGCGGGCGGGACAGCCGCCCTGTCCGCGATGTCGACCAGCATCGCGCGTGCCGCGGCCATCCCGGCGAGCCGTCGCACGGGGAGCCTGCGGGACGTCGAGCACGTCGTCGTGCTGATGCAGGAGAACCGTTCCTTCGACCACTATTTCGGCACCCTGCGCGGGGTGCGCGGCTTCGGCGACCCGCGGCCGGTGACGCTGCCCAGCGGAAAGCCGGTCTGGTACCAGTCGGACGGCAGCAAGGACGTACTGCCGTTCCGCCCCAGCGCGGAGAACCTCGGGCTGCAGTTCCTGGAGGACCTGGCGCACGACTGGAACAGCGGCCACCAGGCCCGCAACAACGGCAAGTACGACCAGTGGGTGCCGGCCAAGACCGCCACCACGATGGCCTACCTGACCCGCGAGGACATCCCCTTCCACTACGCGCTGGCCGACGCGTTCACCATCTGCGACGCCTACCACTGCTCGCTGGTCGGCCCCACCGACCCGAACCGCTACTACATGTGGACCGGCTACACGGGCAACGACGGCCAGGGCGGCGGCCCGGTCATCAACAACGCCGAGGCGGGCTACTCCTGGACCACCTACCCCGAGCGGCTGGAGCGGGCCGGGGTCTCCTGGAAGATCTACCAGGACATCGGCGACGGCCTGGACGCGAACGGCGGCTGGGGCTGGATAGAGGACGCCTACCGGGGCAACTACGGCGACAACTCGCTGCTGTACTTCGACCAGTACCGCAACGCCAACCCCGGCGACCCGCTCTACGACAAGGCCCGCACCGGCACCGACGCCAAGGCGGGCGAGGGCTTCTTCGACCAGCTCAAGGCCGACGTGGTCGGCGGCACGCTGCCGCAGGTCTCCTGGATCGTGGCACCGGAGGCCTTCACCGAGCACCCGAACTGGCCGGTCAACTACGGTGCCTGGTACATCTCCCAGGTGCTGGACGCGCTCACCGCCGACCCGGAGGTGTGGAGCAGGACCGCGCTGCTGGTCACCTACGACGAGAACGACGGGTTCTTCGACCACGTCGTGCCGCCGTTCCCGCCGAGCTCGGCGGCTGACGGGCAGTCCACCGTGGCCACCACCGGGGAGCTCTACGCCGGCAACTCCGGCACCGCCGGGCCCTACGGGCTGGGTCAGCGGGTGCCGATGTTCGTGGTCTCGCCGTGGAGCAAGGGCGGCGCGGTCTGCTCGCAGACCTTCGACCACACCTCGATCATCCAGTTCATCGAGCAGCGCTTCGGGGTGCACGAGCCGAACATCTCGCCCTGGCGCCGGACCGTCTCCGGCGACCTGACGGCGGCCTTCGACTTCCGCCGCCCCGACGCGGACGTGCCCGGCCTGCCCGACACCAGCGGCTACCTGCCGCCGGACCAGGACCGCCACCCCAGCTACGTGCCGGTGCCGCCGGCCAACCCGGCGCTGCCCAAGCAGGAGCCCGGCCTGCGCACCGCCCGCCCGCTGCCCTACGACCTGGCGGCCGACGGCCGGGCGGGCGCCGACGGACAGCTGCGGGTCGACTTCGCCAGCCACGGCGACGCGGGCGCCCACTTCCTGGTGACCTCGGCGACCCAGCCGGACGGCCCGTGGACCTACACCGTCGAGGCCCGGCGGCAGCTGACCGGCGGCTGGACCCTGGCGGCCGGCGCCTACGACTTCACGGTGCACGGTCCCAACGGGTTCCTGCGCCAGTTCCAGGGCGAGGCCGGCACCGCGGGCCTCGAGGTGACGGCGCGCCACGACGGCGGCAGCGGGCAGGTCCAGCTGGTGCTGACCAACACCGGTGCGACGTCCGTCGAGCTCACCGTCACGGACGCCTACGGCAACGACGGCCCCGCCACCCACCGCCTGCGCCCGGGCGCCCAGCTCAGCCACACGGCGGACCCGGGGCACAGCCACGGCTGGTACGACCTGTCGATCACCACCGACCAGGACGCCGGCTTCCTGCGCCGGCTGGCCGGCCACGTCGAGACCGGCGCGGCCAGCACCAGCGACCCGGCGATCGCGACCGCCTGACGGCCGGCCGCACCACCGACGTGACAGTGCGGTGCTTCCCGAGCCGACTCGGGAAGCACCGCACTGTCACGTCGGTCGGGCTCAGCGCAGCGCCAGGAAGACCGGAGTGGCCACCGCCGCGCCGAGCGCCGTCCCGACCAGCACCTGGGCCAAGGTGTGGTCGCGCAGCGCCACCCGGGACCAGCCGACCAGCGCGACCAGGGGGTAGAGCGCGAGCAGCCAGGGGCCGTACGAGCAGGCGAGCATCGTGATCGCGCCGGACGAGACGGCGGTGTGCACGCTGACCTTCCAGACCGTGGTGATCGCGAGGATCACCACCAGACTGGCCAGCATCGCGGCGACCAGGGCGATCAGCGCCGCCGGGGCGCCGCCGACGAGCAGCAGCGTCATCCCGATCGTCACCGAGGCCATGATCAGCGGTATCACCACCAGCCGGTCCTGCCGCCGCCGCACATGCCGGTCGCCCCAGTGCCCGCGCCGCTCGCCGAGCTTGATCAGCAGGATCGGGATCACCCCGGAGAAGAGCGCGGCGGTCAGTCCCCAGCCCACCCCGCTCCACCGGCCCGCGTGCCAGCCGATCAGCAGGGTGACCGCGATGATCCAGTTCTTCGGCTCCAGGCCGTCGGTGACCAGCCGCGCGCCGCGCGGTTCGGCTGCGGCTGCGGCTGCGGCGGCCGGCGGTTCCTCGACGGCGGGCGGGGCGGCGGGCGGGGTGGGCAGCGAGGTCACGGGACATCCTGGAACTGGGCGACGGCGAGGGCGACGGACGGGACGGGCGGGACGGGCGGGACGGGCAGCGAGGTCACGGGACGTCCTGGAGCCGAGGGTCGGCGAGGGCGACGGCCGCGACCGACCGGTAGGCGGCCGCGAGACCGAGCAGGCGGCGGGTCTCGGCCTCGAAGTCGAGCTCGGCGAAACTCTCGGTGGGCCGCTGCGCACTCTGGTGGCCGGGCGTCCGGCCGGCCAGCCGCTGGGCACCGCAGGCGCGCAGCAGCAGTGCCTCGGCCAGCTCCGGCTGCTCGGCGCCGGCCTGCCGGGCGACGCGCTCGCACAACTCCTGGTCGGCGTACCCGGCCAGCACCAGGGAGGCGTCGCGGATCTCGATCACCCTGCGGTGCAGCAGCACCCGGGGGCTGCGGCCCAGCGGCGCGGTCAGCACCACCTCGGGCACCGCCGTGGTGAGTTCCACCCAGAGCGGCCGCAGCCGGCGCGCGGTGCGCCAGGCCCGCAGCGCGGCCCGGCCGCCGCCGATCGCCGGGATCGAACTGCCCACCAGGATCAGCCCGATGGCCGTCCACTCGATGCCGTACAGCACCGAGGCCCCCAGGAACATCGGCCGCTGGTCGAGTTGGAGCAGCACCTGACAGACCCGCAGCAGCGCGTAGCAGAGACCGGCCGCGCTGCCCGCGCCCAGCACCCGCAGCCCGGTGCGCAGCCAGCCGGCCGCGGCCCGGCGGGCGTAGGTGCCGAACAGCCAGCTCGCCAGCCCCATCGCGGATCCCAGGTAGCCGGCGAAGATCAGCTCGTACACCGCCGCGGGGACCGAGCCCGGGTAGCTCTGGAAGAAGTCCCCGACCTCGGCGGTGCGGTGCATCAGGCAGAAGCTGACCACCAGCCCGGCCTGCGCGGCGAGCAGGACGGCCAGCTGCGGACGGCGCAGCCGGGTCGCCGGCTCGGGGCGGGCGGTGGCGGTCACGAAGGCGAGCACCCCGTCACAGGCGACCAGGCCGGTCAGGTGCTTGATCACCATGGCCAGGTTGTGGACACCGCTGCTCGCGTCCACCCAGGCGGTGATCGCGGGCAGGCCCAGGGTGATCGCGATCGCGAGGCCGGCGAAGGCGGTCCAGAGGGTGCGCTGGCGCGGGTTGCGGACGGCGGCGGGCAGCCGCCAGGCGGTCACCAGCCAGAGCATGGCCAGCACCAGGAGGTGGCTGGGCGACAGCCGGTCGGTGGTCTGCGTGGCCGGCACCGACCCGGCGGCGAGCTGGAACACGGTCGTCATGTGCGCCGCGCCGGGTGGCCGAGGGCGTCGTTGAGCCGGCTCAGCACCGGGTCGCAGCTCGGTTCGCCGGCCGGTTCGCCGGCCCGGGTGGCGCGCTCCAGGATCAGCGTGGCGAGCGACTCCGCGTCGGCCTCCTGGCAGCTGCTGTAGCCGCTGCGGGCGAGCAGTGCGAGCACCCGGTCGGTGACCAGTCCGAGCTCCGCGTCCCGTGCCGCGCGGTCCACGGCGGCGGCCCGCTCGGCCCGCGCCGCCGCTTCGGCCTCGGCCCGCTCGGCGAGGCGGAGCTGGTCGACGAGTTCGGCGAACTCGGCGACCGAGGTCCCCTCGGGCGAGACGTGGCCGAGCAGCATGTGCGACACCTCGTGCAGCACGATCTGGGCCTTCAGGATCGGTGCCGCCCCCGCCTCGTAGAAGATCAGGTCGGCACTGTCCAGCCCGACCCAGAGTCCGCACGGCAGGTCCGCCCCGGCCGCGTTCGCCAGCGCCACCAGCCGCAGCGGGCGCCCGCGCTCGCGGGCGATCCCCGCGCAGAACTCCTCCAGCTGGAAGGGGCGCGGTACCACCAGCCGGTCCGCCAGCGCGGTCAACCGGGACCGCGGCTGCCTGCGCCACCTCATGGCCGCCTGCCCTCTTCGCCGTTGCTGTGCCACCGACCCGGTTGCCGGGGCGACTCGGGACGGTGCGCCGACCGTGCTGGACGATCGAGCCAGTAGCTTAAACGTTCGGTCGAGCGGCGGTCACGTGCGGTGGCGTGCAGGTGCGGTGTCCTCCGCACGCGGTCCTCTTCACCACACCGGCCGGGCGCTGGGACTCAGCGGGTCTTCCCGCGCCTGGCGCGGCCCACCTCGGGCAGCCCCTCAACCACCCGGACCTGGTCGACGATCGCCCGCAGACCCTTGAGCGCGCGCGGCGACAGGCCGGCCAGCCGGAACGCCACCGCGCGGATGTTGCTGTCGGCGAGCACGTCGGCCAGTTCGTCCGCCGCGGCGGGCGCGGCCGACGCCCCCTCGGGCGCACCCTCGGGCGCGGCCCCCGCCTTCAGCTCCCGGACCCGGGCGTCCACCCGATCCGCGACCGTGTCGTCCAGGAAGTAGGCGGCCGGCACCCCGAAGAAGGCCGCGATGGCCTCCAGGGTGCGCACGGTCGGGTTGGTCTTGGTACCGGTGCGGATCTGCTGCAGGGTGCCGTGCGAGACGGTCGGCCCGTCCGGCCCGGCCTGCTCGCGGATCGCCTGGGCGACCTCGTGGTAGCTGAACGGGCCGCGCCCCGCCGGGTGGATCTCCCGGAAGAGGTGGTCCAGTCTCTGCGCGATGGTGCGTCGGCGGTCCTGGGCCTGCCCGGGCATCGACATCGCCACCGCCACCACTCCCCTGCTCCCCCGATCCGCGGACCCTACGCGACTGCTTCCTGGCGCACGCGGATGCTGTTCCGTGCTGTAGGCCCCAGTATCCACTGAAATGGACGCCTGATACGAGCGGAACGGAAAGTTCCTCCTCTTTTGATCAGCCACCGAAGCGTTCGCTAAGACGGTTGACAGCCCCCGGAGGGTTCAGCGTATGTTCGACCGCGAGCCGTCCAACAAAATAGACGGCCCACTGACGGCGCGCGGTCACACGGGGGTTGACCGCGTGCCGTCAATTCTTTTGGAAGGCCGCCCGCAGGCCACCCGGTGCCCCGCGGCGCCCATCGGCCGGATGAGCTTCACGGAGTCGGCCACGCCCGTCCGGGCACCTGCGAGGATGGACGGGTGACCCAGCCCGCCACCCGCCCCCGCCTGATCGCCACCGACCTCGACGGCACCCTGCTCTGCCAGGGCGGCACCGTCTCGGAACGGACCGCCGCCGCGCTGCTCGCCGCCGAGGAGGCGGGCCTGCGGGTCGTCTTCGTCACCGGGCGGCCACCGCGCTGGATGCGGCTGCTGAGCGAGCACATCGGCGGCCACGGTGTGGCGATCTGCTCCAACGGCGGCGCGGTCTACGACGTGCGCCGCGAGCTGCTGCTGGAGAGCTTCCCGCTGAGCGGCCCGGACGCCCTCGCGGTGGTGGACCGGCTGCGCGAGCGGCTGCCCGGGATCGCCTTCGCCTTCGAGTACCCGGCCGGCTACGCCCGCGAGCCGCAGTACGAGGCCCGGATGTGGGGCGACGACGAGGCGCACGAGGTCGCCCCCGCCGAACAGCTGCTGGCCGCCGGCCCCGAGGGGCACCCGGGCCCGGCGCTCGGCAGCTACAAGATCCTCGCCAAGCACCCCGGCCTCGACCCCGACGCCTTCCTCGCCGAGGCCCGGGCCGCCGTCGGCCCGCTCGCCGAGATCACCCGCTCCAGCCCGATCGCCCTGCTGGAGATCAGCGCGCGCGGCGTCACCAAGGCGAGCACGCTGGCCCGCTGGTGCGCCGAACTGGGCATCGACCGCAGCGAGGTGGTCGCCTTCGGGGACATGCCGAACGACCTGGAGATGCTGGCCTGGGCCGGCACCTCCTACGCGGTGGCCAACGCCCACCCCGAGGTGCTCGCCGCCGTCGCCCAGCACACGCTGAGCAACCAGGACGACGGCGTTGCCCGGGTGATCGAGGAACTGATCACCCGGGCCACCGTGTAGCTCGCCCCGTTCGACGATTCGTCAGTTCTGTTACCCGAAGCGCCCGTTGACGTAGTCGGCGGTGCGCTGGTCGCTCGGGCTGCCGAAGATCCGCTCGGTCGGACCGGCCTCCACGATCCGCCCCGGGGTGTCGTGGCTGGCCAGGAAGAACGCGCAGGACTGCGAAACCCGCTGCGCCTGCTGCATGTTGTGGGTGACGATGACGATGGTCAGCCGCCCGCGCAGCTCGGCGATGGTCTCCTCGACCCGCCGGGTGGAGGTCGGGTCCAGCGCCGAACACGGCTCGTCCATCAGCAGGATCTCCGGCTCCACCGCCAACGAGCGGGCGATGCAGAGCCGTTGCTGCTGGCCGCCGGAGAGCGCGCCGCCCGGGGTGCCGAGCCGGCTGCTGACCTCGTTCCACAGGCCGGCCCGGCGCAGGCTCTCCTCGATCAGGTGCGCGCGGTACTCCTTGCTGACCTTGATCCCGGCCAGCTTGAGCCCGCTGGCCACGTTGTCGGCGATCGACATCCCCGGGAACGGGTTGGGCCGCTGGAACACCATGCCGATCCGGCGCCGCACCTCGGCCGGGCGGCGGCCGTGCGCGTAGACGTCCTCGCCGTCCAGCAGCACCTCGCCGGCCAACTGGGCGCCGCGGACCATCTCGTGCATCCGGTTGAGGATCCGCAGGTAGGTGGACTTGCCGCAGCCGGAGGGCCCGATCAGCGCGGTGACCTGTCCGGCCGCCATGCTCAGCGAGACCCGCTCCAGCACCTTGTGGGAGCCGAACCAGGCCGAGATGTCCCGGGTCTCCAGGCCGAAGAGCCGGTCCGACCGGGCGGCGACGGGCGGCCCAGGGACGGTGGTGGTCATCGGGGTCCTTTCACGCGGCTGACCTCAGGTCAGCTCTGGTGCACATCAGGTCAGTAGAGGTTGGGCAGCAGCGCGGCGGCGTTCTCGTAGCAGGCCCAGAGCAGCGCGGCCAGCACCGGCGCGAAGGTCAGGTAGGCGGCCCCGCGGTGCCAGTAGCGCACCGCCAGGGTGGCCGCCAGCACGGCGGCCAGCAGCGCCGCCGACCAGAGCTGGAAGGCGGCCAGCGCCCCGGTGTCCTGCGCCAGCGCGTGGTCGGCCGCCACCTGCGCGGGGCGGCCGTAGGGGTTGGGCTGCGGGTCGCCGGCCAGCCGGGCCCCGACCAGCACGGTGCCGGTCGGGATCCAGCCGGAGTTGCTGGTGGTCAGCACCAGCCGGTTGGGGTCGGGGTCGCGTACCGGGTGCGCGCTGTCCCCGTAGACGTTGACGGTGTAGGTGAACTGGCCCTGCCCGGTGGAGACGAAGATCTGGTCGCCGACCCGCAGTTCGGACAGCCGCCCGAACGGCGCGTTGAACGCGGCACCGCGCCCGAACAGCACCGAGACCCCGGCCTGGCCCGGCAGCGCGGTGTCCCGCCGGTGGCCCGGACCGCGCATCAGATCGCGCCCGGTGGTGCCCTCGACCACCACCGCGTGGTGCAGGCCGATCTTCGGGATGTCCACGATCGCCACCGGCTCGCCGTCCACCGCCGCACCGACCGGCGCGGTCGCCTGGGACAGCTCGTAGCGGAAGGTCTGGTAGGCGGCGGCCTGGTAGTGCATCTCCTGCAGCGGCGAGAGCACCGCCAGGAAGACCGCGAAGCCGAGCAGCAGGACCGCGAGCAGCGTCGCCGCCCAGCCCACCCGCAGCACTCGGCGGCGGCCGGCCGGAAGCTGGTCTGACGTGTCGTCAGATATGCGCTCCGGCAAGGTCGGCAGCACCACGGTGTCGTCGGTGGCCGAGACGCCGGCAGCCACCGGGGCCTCGGTCGTCGCGGTCATCGCGGGCCTGCCGAGGAACCGGCCTGCCGGCGGCGCAGCC contains:
- a CDS encoding LLM class flavin-dependent oxidoreductase, whose amino-acid sequence is MRLSTVILPIHRWNEGQKIWRRAEDLGFHAAYTYDHLSWRSFRDEPWFGAVPTLTAAACATERLRLGTLVTSPNFRHPVTLAKELVTVDDISGGRLTVGIGAGGVGFDATAMGQEAWSPKERADRFGEFVPLLDKLLTRDATTEQGRYYSAVEARNIPGCVQRPRLPLYVAATGPRGLRLAAEYGQGWVTYGDPKGPADVPAEQAPAVIAGQLAKLRAACEAQGRDVAELAKVLLQGSTAERPLASLDAFVDWAGRYRELGMTELVIHWPVPGSVFDNDLAVFERIATEGLAQLG
- a CDS encoding type II toxin-antitoxin system VapC family toxin, with protein sequence MSGTLVLDSEALSKLSRRHRGMTVWLDVARTLDLLVVTSAATLVEARDPKVPQAAFDHAVSLVKVRPITEEVARAASKLLAAEGLHGHKYAIDAMLAATAHLEHGDVTVVTSDTDDLRRLCRPRIAVEPV
- a CDS encoding phosphocholine-specific phospholipase C — protein: MSAINRRRFIQLAGGTAALSAMSTSIARAAAIPASRRTGSLRDVEHVVVLMQENRSFDHYFGTLRGVRGFGDPRPVTLPSGKPVWYQSDGSKDVLPFRPSAENLGLQFLEDLAHDWNSGHQARNNGKYDQWVPAKTATTMAYLTREDIPFHYALADAFTICDAYHCSLVGPTDPNRYYMWTGYTGNDGQGGGPVINNAEAGYSWTTYPERLERAGVSWKIYQDIGDGLDANGGWGWIEDAYRGNYGDNSLLYFDQYRNANPGDPLYDKARTGTDAKAGEGFFDQLKADVVGGTLPQVSWIVAPEAFTEHPNWPVNYGAWYISQVLDALTADPEVWSRTALLVTYDENDGFFDHVVPPFPPSSAADGQSTVATTGELYAGNSGTAGPYGLGQRVPMFVVSPWSKGGAVCSQTFDHTSIIQFIEQRFGVHEPNISPWRRTVSGDLTAAFDFRRPDADVPGLPDTSGYLPPDQDRHPSYVPVPPANPALPKQEPGLRTARPLPYDLAADGRAGADGQLRVDFASHGDAGAHFLVTSATQPDGPWTYTVEARRQLTGGWTLAAGAYDFTVHGPNGFLRQFQGEAGTAGLEVTARHDGGSGQVQLVLTNTGATSVELTVTDAYGNDGPATHRLRPGAQLSHTADPGHSHGWYDLSITTDQDAGFLRRLAGHVETGAASTSDPAIATA
- a CDS encoding MAB_1171c family putative transporter translates to MTTVFQLAAGSVPATQTTDRLSPSHLLVLAMLWLVTAWRLPAAVRNPRQRTLWTAFAGLAIAITLGLPAITAWVDASSGVHNLAMVIKHLTGLVACDGVLAFVTATARPEPATRLRRPQLAVLLAAQAGLVVSFCLMHRTAEVGDFFQSYPGSVPAAVYELIFAGYLGSAMGLASWLFGTYARRAAAGWLRTGLRVLGAGSAAGLCYALLRVCQVLLQLDQRPMFLGASVLYGIEWTAIGLILVGSSIPAIGGGRAALRAWRTARRLRPLWVELTTAVPEVVLTAPLGRSPRVLLHRRVIEIRDASLVLAGYADQELCERVARQAGAEQPELAEALLLRACGAQRLAGRTPGHQSAQRPTESFAELDFEAETRRLLGLAAAYRSVAAVALADPRLQDVP
- a CDS encoding helix-turn-helix domain-containing protein; translation: MSMPGQAQDRRRTIAQRLDHLFREIHPAGRGPFSYHEVAQAIREQAGPDGPTVSHGTLQQIRTGTKTNPTVRTLEAIAAFFGVPAAYFLDDTVADRVDARVRELKAGAAPEGAPEGASAAPAAADELADVLADSNIRAVAFRLAGLSPRALKGLRAIVDQVRVVEGLPEVGRARRGKTR
- a CDS encoding HAD family hydrolase, giving the protein MTQPATRPRLIATDLDGTLLCQGGTVSERTAAALLAAEEAGLRVVFVTGRPPRWMRLLSEHIGGHGVAICSNGGAVYDVRRELLLESFPLSGPDALAVVDRLRERLPGIAFAFEYPAGYAREPQYEARMWGDDEAHEVAPAEQLLAAGPEGHPGPALGSYKILAKHPGLDPDAFLAEARAAVGPLAEITRSSPIALLEISARGVTKASTLARWCAELGIDRSEVVAFGDMPNDLEMLAWAGTSYAVANAHPEVLAAVAQHTLSNQDDGVARVIEELITRATV
- a CDS encoding phosphate ABC transporter ATP-binding protein, whose translation is MTTTVPGPPVAARSDRLFGLETRDISAWFGSHKVLERVSLSMAAGQVTALIGPSGCGKSTYLRILNRMHEMVRGAQLAGEVLLDGEDVYAHGRRPAEVRRRIGMVFQRPNPFPGMSIADNVASGLKLAGIKVSKEYRAHLIEESLRRAGLWNEVSSRLGTPGGALSGGQQQRLCIARSLAVEPEILLMDEPCSALDPTSTRRVEETIAELRGRLTIVIVTHNMQQAQRVSQSCAFFLASHDTPGRIVEAGPTERIFGSPSDQRTADYVNGRFG
- a CDS encoding sortase — encoded protein: MTATTEAPVAAGVSATDDTVVLPTLPERISDDTSDQLPAGRRRVLRVGWAATLLAVLLLGFAVFLAVLSPLQEMHYQAAAYQTFRYELSQATAPVGAAVDGEPVAIVDIPKIGLHHAVVVEGTTGRDLMRGPGHRRDTALPGQAGVSVLFGRGAAFNAPFGRLSELRVGDQIFVSTGQGQFTYTVNVYGDSAHPVRDPDPNRLVLTTSNSGWIPTGTVLVGARLAGDPQPNPYGRPAQVAADHALAQDTGALAAFQLWSAALLAAVLAATLAVRYWHRGAAYLTFAPVLAALLWACYENAAALLPNLY